ttgaaGAGAAATAACGTTTCTTTTTCGCCAAAGGAGCTAGGTACTTTATCTTATCTTCCATATCTTgtatttttgcacttttttcgTGGAAAATTCACTCGATCTACATGAAAATGGCTCAAGCTATTTTCTATTAGAAATAACTTattatacttacaattaaacataaatcataattatgtaagttaaacaatgcaatataaaaaaattatgatattttctaaatatgataatattattatttaaaaaaatgcaacatttCGTCAGCGTGATAGTTGTAAATTATCGTTTTTTCAGTAGAAAAGTggattgaattattataattcataaattatatggGATATTTGgcaaatttgcttttattttatttggattCTATGTCTATACATGCCAACgtactttatttgtattaattatttattaatttaagtaaATCACACATTctgtcaattattaaattttatttatgttaagaagtcaaattattgtaatatgtgtTTGAAGCATGCATTGAATGATCAACAACTACGTTATGACATACAATTCAACTATACAAGACTGTTTACGATTTGTGCAACATAGAGTAttaatttacgaaaataaCTTCCTTgatacatacattatttttttattgctagcTTGATAcccttataaatttttctgttgaaatatcaaaatagaaaCACGCCGCAATGCATAACAAGATAAACTCTTTTATTCGCtatcataaaagaatttttctttaattaagtaataattctttctaattcattaattatatgtcaatcctacaatataaaaatcgttTACTTCggcatatttcaattttatgtaatcTTTAGCAAAAGCGCGTATGATTTTCCCCACATCGgcacacaaaataataaacatcatTGACTTTATGTTAGCTTGGACGTATGTAACAGCAGTACACTTAGCAGCTATTACATGAAACAGATAACCACGTTTTACAATTCGCATTCTTATCGTTTACAAGCCGCTTTCAAAGAGAAGAATAGGAGAAGAAACAAGGTAAAGTTCACCATATGTTTagtttagaattatttttatcggataagatataatatcaaatttatatgagtcaaattaatttcaacatacattttataacatcTTCTATATCATAGCGACATTTATACTTTGTAGATCTTTTTCATCTTGAAAAGACAtattaaagtaacattttttaaatatttttttttagattatgaATAGAAACagtagaaatataaagaaattgttcATTTGTCAAGAAtgataacattttttcaagtaaGAGTCAAAATACACAACTCTGTTCGATTGAATAAAATCTATAACTACACTTTTCACAGAAGGATTGTTCTTGTATCACACAGCATTGAGATATTTTATggcatataatatttctatttaattcaattttgaattgcattagatttttacaatgatgcaaaataaaagtatcgtTCAGAAAACatccaataaaataagatgtgataaattattaaggaAGAAAATAAGGTCGTTcatcgtaaaaatatctttgtatGGTTCTTTGACCATGCATACGTTTCGGAAACTCGTAAACGTAACTTTACacgaatgtaattttaatttcttaccAAAAGAGTTTGGTACATTACATCATCTTCAAGAGATTACATTATCCAGCAATAATGTAAATACTACTCAATCTGCATGGGAATGGTTAGAACAAATTtctatgagaaaaaatttaaagttggCAATAACAGATTATGACGTAAGTTGCACTATTTACTTAGTCagatattatgatattaactattaattaacagaataaagtttttatctaataaataaaaagttactTTACGTTTCTTTACTTTACGTTACCATTTATCGTTATATTAATGAATCATTGCTACTTACAGCTACTTAATTTACCTTTACAAATcacatgtttaaaaaatctcaCAACATTAGACATAACTGGGAATAAAATCGATTCTGTACCAAAAGAGTTTGGTAATTTGCCTCTTTTGGATCTtgatttatcatataataatcttGGAAGATCTAAACAATCTGCATGGGAATGGTTAATGCAAGCTCccattagaaataatttaagaaaactcaACTTAAGTCATAATTATGTAAGTTGTAATatcgaattattaaaatattatgatattgattaaaaaatgacattatttcttaaaaaacaaaaatattaaaattacagttaTTATTAACCGttatactaataaattaactttatttatagatCACTACATTaccattacaaattaattgtttgaacaatttacaaatcttatttttatgcgAAAATAAAATCAGTTTCTTACCAAAAGAATTTGGTACTCTGTCTCAACTAATAACACTTGATTTAATGGATAATTTGCTCGGAAGATGTAAGCATGCTACGTGGGAATGGTTAGAAACTGTCATTagagataatttattagagTTAGACATAGGCTGCAATTTTGTAAGTTGTGCTATTTAGTTGCtggcattttattattttaactggtttaataaattgttatctaAAGATATAAAGTGTAGCTTTAATAGAATCatttattgagatattaacaatgtattattatacatagtTGACTGAATTTCCATTACAAATTACATGTATGAAAAATCTACGGTGGTTAGACATAagtgaaaacaaaattgagTTCTTACCAAAAGAGTTAGGTACTTTGCCTCATCTTACTTGTCTTAATCTCACTTCTAATCATCTTGGAAGATCTGGTCGCAATGCATGGGAATGGCTAGAGCAAACTGCagtgagaaataaattatcagaATTGTATCTGTGTGACAATTTCGTAAGAATTGCactacttatttattaaaacataaaaaattaaaatttttgtacaaaaatgcaaaagattaatttatatttattatctagtaataaattagtaataaattatggatttattattatttctagttAACAGAATTACCACCACAAATTGGAAAACTAAATGTTTTAACTATTTTGAAGCTCACCGGAAATGAGTTAAAACGTTTACCACAAAGTCTcgcaaatctaaaaaatttgaaagagCTTGATTTGTGcaacaattatttgttatatttaccaGGAAATATGGCACATTTGTCGGCGGATATAGATGTTGATGACAATCCATTTAATTTAGATTACGATAGTGATGATGATTTTACTATGAATTCGAAAGTGCCTAGTCTTGTGGATTGTTCAGCTGATGTTATCCTGAAATCTGGGTTTGTTGCTATTATTtagatgtttttaattatatttaacttgactcttgaaaaatactgtaaaaatcaaaataattctagaatttttaataattttaacgattATAGATTAAATTGCATAAACATATTACCTCAAATATTGGTCAGATATttggatgaaaaaaaatattgctttttttgtgaaactccatgttttttttattatgaaaagcgcttcataaaattttctgagtatgtcaaaatattgaatattaaatttgatggAACACCAAATATTATGAATGCAAGTTTTCAATGTTATGCTTGTTCATCAGAATGTGCTGAAATTATGGATTTAAGAGGTTATGAAGTTATTATTGGAGTTATTTAAGAAAGCATGATTAAAAAACTTCTTagacttaaaatttacagcaaAATGTAACCTATATAGAAATATCTGACATATTgatttgaaaacttttaaattttagtttttgaCGCGCGAATATGCTCATAATATCGATATTCATcgatattatcatttttcatacattttaaaacacaaaattatatatatatttattgtttggATTTCATAACTTTCttacttgcaaatttttaaacatacgtagaatgactaaaaataaaaaatcttaaaacatCTTAcagattgttttaattaagaattttgaaaaatcttgaaaactaTATACTCTTgaatttgtatatttgtatatacatttgtgtgtgtgtatacagtatatttatatgtgtgtatatgaatatgtgttattttatggaaaatatttcacacatTCATGACATTCAAACATCAAGACTTTCAAAGCTTGCAAGATTTTTCAACCATAACTGTCTTACAAAATGTATTGagatttttagtttttaactCAAGTTGTCTTGGAACAatttaaatcttattatatatatatatattttatactatatatattatgctatatatatattagtatattttttataatagcaaGCAAGATGCACATATTAAGTTTTTCTGCGCGAAAACATATGATAcaactttggcaattaattgattaatttttcaatatttttgtgtatatatttattggtcataattaaaactgtgtgtctttttgaaaaacaaaattaatacattttttttagtagCGTTAAAGcatgtataattttgttgttgttcaattttgaacaatattCGGATTTTATTTGActatttttgtaactttttttataacatacatgattagtgaaaataaaatcttaaaaaatttaattgccaTATCTGTAATAACAATGACCAATTactaatgtattaataatatattattatatgtagttatttgaattattattacaaatcggCGAGCTAATGTTTATCAAATTTACTTTGTAAccaaaatatgcaaaaatacttaccaaaatatttcgaaaattaaaaattcaatatgttcaaagataatattttgttttatttgcttAACACCCCTCATGAGTAAAAGGTgcttagtttttttaaatgcttagctagattaattttgaattttaggTTTGTTGCTTTTATGttactatttatattctatatacagggtgtctgtcATAAGGTGTCTCACCGAAAAGATGCAAGTAGATCTCATTATTCTGAACAAAAAAGTTCTATACCATTTTGTAAACAACCACGTAAAATtttgagtaattaattaaaaaagattggcCAATAAGTGCGCGATCGGGTAGTGGGCTGACCGTAGCTGCGGTGGCGGTAACGCGCGCCGTTGTTAACACATCTGGGCGTTCATCACCTGCCCGAAACGCGCGACTGCTGCTCGCGACAAATCGGGCGGAAGACGGCACAAAAAAGCGACGCGTAAACAATAACTTTTCGTCAGCCCACTGCCCGATCGCACGCTTATTGgccaatcttttttaattaattactcgaAATTTTTCGTGGTTTGCAAAATGGTATAGAACTTTTTTGTTCAGAATAACGAGATCTACTTGTATCTTTTCGGTGAGACACCTTATGACAGACATCCTGTATAATTTgacttttaatatatgtaaacgcataatgataatatgtataaactgCTTGTACAACTGCATGCTTTTATTAcgatttaaaattcttcataAATTACTTTCTGTATGATGTATTGTAGCCATTGAAATTTTCACAGAAGTaaagtttacaaaaaattattttaatgtattgtttaaatattatacttatttaccACGTTGTACTTGTATACTCGTGCTATTTGAAATCTTTATATAAGAGTTCATCTTTGCTATGATAACGATAATGAAGAAGAAACAGTGAATAAAGATGATagtgataataatgataaaaaaatttaataataatgaagaagAAGATTATGCATATGAGGATGAATGATAAATTGTCAGAAAATGGTCTAAAGCacgtaaaaaatacaaattttaaattttaaaaactttagtTCTACTTTTTTGTCTGCAACAATTTTTCACCGAATTTCAGTGGTTTAAATGTTCGATTTGAGTggacatttatttaataaaataattgtatttgattttatctataaaattacgaaataCTCCAATGTTTGGAGAAATacattatatgcaaataatatacatattacatatagtTAGATCGAAGAAATAACTAAATTAACACTAAATTATGTTGAGAgtaagaatttattacatattgtttCTCTTTATGCTTCTACAATGTCATTCTTACATTttcttatgaaataaaattgtgttctacatttgtgtaaataaatctagataatatttaattgaatttaggTTTTGATAAGAATAAAGTGGTGCTATggattcaaattat
This window of the Linepithema humile isolate Giens D197 chromosome 1, Lhum_UNIL_v1.0, whole genome shotgun sequence genome carries:
- the LOC105670968 gene encoding leucine-rich repeat protein lrrA-like — protein: MMQNKSIVQKTSNKIRCDKLLRKKIRSFIVKISLYGSLTMHTFRKLVNVTLHECNFNFLPKEFGTLHHLQEITLSSNNVNTTQSAWEWLEQISMRKNLKLAITDYDLLNLPLQITCLKNLTTLDITGNKIDSVPKEFGNLPLLDLDLSYNNLGRSKQSAWEWLMQAPIRNNLRKLNLSHNYITTLPLQINCLNNLQILFLCENKISFLPKEFGTLSQLITLDLMDNLLGRCKHATWEWLETVIRDNLLELDIGCNFLTEFPLQITCMKNLRWLDISENKIEFLPKELGTLPHLTCLNLTSNHLGRSGRNAWEWLEQTAVRNKLSELYLCDNFLTELPPQIGKLNVLTILKLTGNELKRLPQSLANLKNLKELDLCNNYLLYLPGNMAHLSADIDVDDNPFNLDYDSDDDFTMNSKVPSLVDCSADVILKSGLNCINILPQILVRYLDEKKYCFFCETPCFFYYEKRFIKFSEYVKILNIKFDGTPNIMNASFQCYACSSECAEIMDLRGYEVIIGVI